GTAAAAGATAGATATTATGATCAGAAAAATATGACTGAACCTTTGGAACTGTTATTGAAAAAGTATGGTTTCAAAACCGGTAATATCAAAAAAATAGTTGCCGGAATTAAATATACAGCGGTTTTGTTGACCAACGGCAATATTGGAGTTTGTGCCAATCTGGGAAATAAGATAGATCCTCAAATCGATAAATATGTAAATATCGATCTGCATAACTTTTCGCATCGAATTGTTTTAAATGCATATTTCACTGCTTTCTTGAATTATCATGAAAATTATAATGAGAATGGAGATATTTTCGAGAAGATCGATTTTAGAAAATACAAACAAATCGTTATGATCGGTCTGTTTAAACCGATTGTTAAGAAATTCCAGGAAAAAAATATTTCTCTCACTGTTTTCGATCATAGAAAATCGGATTCGTCTATCACTTCAAATTCCGAACAAAAACAACATCTGCAAAAAGCAGATGCAGTAATTTTAACAGCTACCTCAATTTTTAATTTAACTTTTTTGGATATTGTAAATAATACTCAACAAAATTGCGAAATTTTTATGCTCGGACCTTCCTCGATTATGACTACAGAAATTTTCCAATATAGAAATATTAAAATGATCTTTGGTTCTACTTTCCGGAAATTTGATGATCGCATTTTGGAAATTATCAGGAATGACGGCGGCACCCGAGATTTCCTGAAATATGGTGAAAAAAGGATCTTCCGGTAGTGTAACGAAATAACCTTGAAAACGGTTTGCCGACAGAGGAATTCTTACAGATGAACCTTTTCAACGGTTGAATACGAGATGTTGGAAACCATTGAAAAAGTTTAGCAAGATGAGAAATACTTATAAGCTTTTTCAAGGTAAATAGGAGAAATTGATGAAAACTTATCTTGATTGTCTGCCTTGTTTTCTGAATCAGGCTTTAAGGGCAGGACGCATTGCTACCAACGATGAAACAAAAATAAAAGAATTGTTAGATGAAGTGGGAGCAATGATCAAAGAAATTCCGATGGAAAATACTCCTCCTGAAACCGGAGCGATAATTTATCGAAAGATCAGCGAAATTACTGGAAATAATGATCCCTACAAAGCGATAAAAGAAAAAAATATCGCTCATGCTTTACAACTTTATCCTGAACTGAAAAAAATAGTGAAAAGATCAGACGATAGATTATTAACTGCGATCCGACTTGCTGTTGCCGGAAATGTGATCGATCTGGGTGTGAATAGGGAATTTGATCTGGTCGAAGAAATTGAGAAAATCCTGCATCAGGAATTTGCTGTTCTTGATTACGAATATTTTAAGCAGGAATTATATAAAGCAAAAGAAATTCTTTATATTGGAGATAATGCTGGAGAAGCAGTTTTTGATAAAATCCTCATCGAGGAATTGGGAAAACCGGTAACTTTTGTAGTTCGGGAAATTCCTATAATAAACGATATAACCATCAAAGAAGCGAGACGGATTGGAATCGATAAAGTAGCAACAATAATTTCTTCGGGAACAACTGCTCCAGGAACTATTCTCGAACTTTGTAATCAGGAATTCATCCAAAAATTTAATGACGCTGATTTGATCATTAGTAAAGGACAGGGAAATTACGAAGGATTATCTGGAGTAGAAAGGTCCGTCTTTTTCCTTTTGAAAGCGAAATGTCCGGTTATTGCGAGAAATATTGGAGTTCGGGAAAATGATATTGTCCTGAAAGGGAGAAATGTCAGTAGCCCGTCAGTCCCTGACGGTAATACACGAGAGGACTCGTGTACCACTGAATTATAAAAAGGAATTAAAATGCTGAATCACATTGGAATAGTAATCAACGAAGTCTCTGAAATCGAGAATTTCTATCAAGATATCCTCGGAATGGAGATCATAAAACAGTTTAAATTAGACAAAGAATTATCTAACGAGATTTTCAAAATTAACAAGGAAACCGATGTTTATATGATGCAGAAAGATGACTTGATTTTAGAATTGTTCATTACTCAAAATCCCGGTTCTGCAAGTTATGATCATCTTTGTATAAGTGTTCTTTCTCGCAAAAAATTAATCGAAAAAGCAAAAAAAGATAATTATTCTTGCTTGATAATCCCCCGAAAAAATTATGATATTGTTTTTATTAAAGACGGTTCAGGTAATATTTTTGAAGTGAAAGAGAGATGAAAAAGAAAAATTTCGTTACGACCTTATTTCAAACAGCAAAAGGTGTTGCTATGACATTACCTATATTGATCGGAATAATTTTATGCTTGGGATTGTTTAAAACTTTTGTATCTGTGGAGACCATCCATAAAATTTTCAGCGGGAATGTTATATTTGATACTCTTATCGGTTCTGTAGTCGGTAGTATTACTGCTGGTAATCCCATCAATAGCTATATCATTGGTGAACAACTTCTCGCAGATGGAGTTAGTCTATATGCGATCATTGCTTTTCTAATTTGCTGGGTAACTGTAGGAATTGTTCAGCTTCCTTATGAAATCTCTATGTTGGGAAAGAAATTTGCTTTCACCCGTAATTTTTTAAGTTTCATTTTTTCTATTCTAATTGCAGGTATCGGTTCTGTAATCATTGGAGTAATTTCATGAAAAAAGAAAGAAACAAAATTTCAGGATTATATTTTTTAATCACAGTTCTCTTTGTTTATCTGCTACTTTTTTTTGTTGCTCCCCAAGGTTTTTATCAATCTGTGAAAATATCCGGACGGATATTTTCTTCAGTTATTTTAATATTAGTCGCAGTTGTTGTTTTAACTGCAATCATAAATTATTTTCTTAATCCAAAAAAAATAACGAAACAAT
This sequence is a window from Candidatus Cloacimonadota bacterium. Protein-coding genes within it:
- a CDS encoding VOC family protein — translated: MLNHIGIVINEVSEIENFYQDILGMEIIKQFKLDKELSNEIFKINKETDVYMMQKDDLILELFITQNPGSASYDHLCISVLSRKKLIEKAKKDNYSCLIIPRKNYDIVFIKDGSGNIFEVKER
- a CDS encoding DUF89 family protein gives rise to the protein MKTYLDCLPCFLNQALRAGRIATNDETKIKELLDEVGAMIKEIPMENTPPETGAIIYRKISEITGNNDPYKAIKEKNIAHALQLYPELKKIVKRSDDRLLTAIRLAVAGNVIDLGVNREFDLVEEIEKILHQEFAVLDYEYFKQELYKAKEILYIGDNAGEAVFDKILIEELGKPVTFVVREIPIINDITIKEARRIGIDKVATIISSGTTAPGTILELCNQEFIQKFNDADLIISKGQGNYEGLSGVERSVFFLLKAKCPVIARNIGVRENDIVLKGRNVSSPSVPDGNTREDSCTTEL